GCTTCAAGCTACGGAAAACAGAAGCATCATGCGAGAAATCAGCTTCTATTTTTTCATGCTTTACAATACAGTTGTCAAAGACCACGCCAAGACAATCAGGTTTCACGCATCTAAAAGCATGTATAACAAGGTCGGACAGATTTAGTTCTGAACAACCACTGCACTGGCATTTAAATGAGTATTGATCTTCCAGCAGTTGTTGCCTATTGTTAAGGCCCCACTGCCCAACCTGCAAAACAGTGAAATAGAATTTTAACCAATGAAGAAGAATTTTTCACGGCGACAATAATAGGGTCTGAGCCTCAGACACATTGTTAGCTAAGAAGTAGGATTCCTACATTTGGGGCCAACGGTATGATGACATAGGATCTCCTCCCAATCTGAAAGATTTATGGCAATCCCCATCCCTGTTGGGGTCCATCAGATTAATAGACTGGATCGTTGAGGCAAGTGCCCCAGATGCAGGGAATGGTATGCCTCAGCAAAGTACGTGCTGGCTGAATTTCCGCACTCTAATTATCATTTATGAATGTTATTGCACACATGAGGGTGCATATTATGACAAATGCAATCTAAAAGACTCAAGTGGAATAGGGCATTGCTCCCATAATAGCACTCCAAATGCAATCACAAGTTGGacgaattatatgatccttgacaTGAAGTATCCTCAAGTTTTCAATTTGTAAAAGTAGGCACATGGTTTAGTCATCAGAATGTTATATGTGATGGCCTCACCATGGACGGACTGTGCCCCAAAATCCCAAGTGGGAAGAAACTAAAAACCAATACCATTTCTCCAGTTGAATAAGGACCATTGCTCTACTTCTTTAACTATCTATTcagatgccaccagtggagggttgGAGTTTGGTCAAGGAGATTTCAGGGCCATGGTTAACccagtggggtccaccagatcaatggtctgattacaacatcatgggccccacttgtacaagctAAGGACACAATATTATACAGAGCTTTGGGTTGAGGACTGTACCTGCGGGCCATAAGATAGCTCGAGCATACATCCTTTTGGCACAGACTCTGTTGAACGGATAAAGAGCGTGCGTGAAAGGAAATAAGCATGAACATTTGGCTGGCATGAATGATTAAACAAACTACCGGTTGCATAAATAGCTTGACCTACTCTGACCTATTAgccaaaagaaaacaacaaagacACATGATGAGTACACATACCATTTTGACGTATTAAATATCATCATCGTCGTCGTAATCATATTGTCCGGATACATGataaagttatggcataagtttcaTGCTGGCTGCCAATCCGATGCAACTCTCATTTATCCAGgcttgggaccagcaatgagagcacaaaaatcCCACAGGcactatgtaatagactattacatagattgattacaatcaagcactatcCATGTCTTTTATGTAGGTTGATCATAGTCAATAAGTCAATTGCAATATTAAACATAATAACTAAATGAAAGTAATTAATAATATCTCAAGTTACAATATCGCAGAGCCAAAGTACAGGTAAAGGTAGCATTTGTAAGTACTTCCAAGCAAGCTTTCGGTCCAATATGCTGGTGGGGTGACTTCAATCTCAACGGAGTGAGCATTCGTGGCAGTCGAGAAAACTAAATCTGAATGGTGGGTCAGAATGTTCTGCTTTTATGCATCCAAAACAATATATGGTTTCAAATACTGCTTGAAACAAACAAAATATTATTTTGGCAGAAAATCATTCTGCAAACCCTGGAAGCTTCTGTATTTCCAAACCTACCCTCATGCCTTCCACAGATTGCAAATTCTCCAATCATAAAAATGAAACAGAAATGTGGCCAACAACAGTGAAATACTAAAGGGATCCTCTATATTATGCTGAGACTGAGCACCCCATATGAAGGCAGTGAAGTGgatcagtggtgattgaactgcACAAATCTGGCCAGCAAGATGCCTTTTCATGACTTAATTTGTCCCATAGAATGAAAGCATTTACCATCTGAAGTCACTAAATTGCTCCAATAATAAATTCAGGCATTGTAAACAGTAGCTACAGTATATTTCAAATATCAACATATACCAAAAACAGAAGgaaattagaaattttcaaaCATGTTGATGTAAATATTGGGGGATCTTCTCTTTGTTGTAGTGCCCAACacacacaaaagagagagagagagagagaagctgctTCCCCATTCTTCCAGAGCAAGCAAGCTTCAGTGCAAAATTCTCACATCGGTAAAGATGACACCGCAATATTTTAATGGTCCAGCATTTTCCTCAAAAGGAAAAGGTAATCATCGAAATGCATCCAGTGCCATTTAGTAAATGGTATCAATATTAGGATCCCTTGATTGGTGCACTTTGCAATGGATCCAGTTCACCCAATTAGTGAACCACTTCGTGGACGAGCCATAGCCTAAAAAATTGTACCTATTAAAGATTCATAACTATCCAACCTGTCACTTGTTTTTGGATGCTCATGCATCAGTCCAGAAAAAAAGTATATATCATTTAGCTAAAAAAACAAACTGCTAATATTTTTTACCACTGATCCTCCATGATCTATCAGTTGGTTTGGATTGACCAATACATCAGCCAGTGTTCTCAACACAGGTTGATACCATTTGTTTTTCTGAAAGAGAGGTTGATACCATTTATTAAGTAGTTATATTGAAGCAACCTTAAACCCATGCATAAAATAACTCAATAAATCAACAAGCATCGCTTGCTTCCAGAAATTGAAGCATCAAGCTATAAGAAATGAGAATGTAATGAACCAACAAGAAACGATTATGCATACATTTTTCTCAATGGATAAAAGGTTAATCATAAATAAATACAAAGTTGCCCCTCTCAAAAACAAATCCAGATTGAACCCTTTTCTCAACATTTCTCAGAATTTAAGAAGTCTGTAAAGTGACTCAACTAGAATAGGTGAGTTGACTTGAAAAttcaactgagttgactcaacttggCCATTTTTCAACTTGACAAGTTTCATAACTATGGTTTGAATAACTAAAGAAGAGTAAAACAAATATTTGGGAATCATGTCTCAGGTTATTGATTTTTTGGATCGATTACAAACAGATTTTACCAAaccgaatgaaaaagaaaagataaagatCGAACAAGGTAATGGGTAAGAACCAATGTACAAACAGAAGATCTATAAACCCCTTCCTTTGCTAATAGATCTGTGATACAACTGCCCTCTATTGAAACTTTCTGGAACTAATCACAGAATTTGCATCAAGGACAAAGCTCAAGTTTGGGGAATGCATGTGTGTGGGTGAGTGGGTGGAGGGCTGTTGTACTTCTCCCTGAAGCCTAAGAAAGAACGGAGGACGAGTCTCCCTCAACTACAAGAGAACCTCCCACCTGGTTGTATCAGGATATTGACGCTGAATAGATTCGATAATAAATTCTACAGTGACATGAGTGATTGTGTGTGTGCGGGCGCACACGCAAACATACATAGCAAAAATACAAATATGCATGTATCTATCGATAGGCACAGATGGATAGGCAATGACATGATTGCATGCATGGACAAAACATGTGCTTACTTGAAGTGAACAAAAGCATCATTCAGTAACGAACCATTCACAATCAGGTGAATATAGCTCACTGTAGAATCAACGtaatgacaaattgaaaaaagaacCACTCATCCAGCATCCTGGAATATTTAGAACACAAAAATCCACAAAGCGAACCTGTTCTACACTGCTGGTTAAAGCATCATATTTAGCTGAAAGCTTTCCTAACTGCTCCAGTGGTCCATACGACTCTGATGACTTCATCCGGACAACCGCCATAGAATTGACCCTGATTTGAGATATGAGTATAACCAACTGCATAGAAGAAGAGAAAGACTTAAGGACACAGCAGTAAAATGTTGTTAATTTACTTAAGTTAGATATTTGGATGTTTGTAACTTCCCTTACATCCTTTGCCTCTCGTTTCATGTTATCATAGTCAATTTCTACAACTCACAATTACAAAGAAACTACTTTAAATTGCAGCAACTAAAAAAacccaaataaaataaatggaaagACTGAAAACCCCTACTCTTTAAGCACTAGTCCAATCAGCCCTTGAGGGTAGTTTTAGACTTTTTTACATTAATTAAAAATCTAAAGGCATGGACTATGATACTGTTTCACTAAGATAGGCTTGGACAATAATAAGTAAATAAACACTTGCGTATCTACTTGCATTAATGGGGTTTGTGTTTCTTGGCATGGACTATGATCCTGGTTCACCAAGATAGGCTTGGACGAAAGCTGCAGACATATGGCGTGGTGTAGTTAGTGCTGTCATTATGAACCAAATGACCTACTCAGCCTCCCCACAATTTCTATTATTCTATGCCTTCCCTGTATATTATAGAGGTTTGTCTTAGAGAACTCTTATGTATGGATGAACTTCTTTTCCTACTTAGGAACCGATCCACGATCTGGATTGTGGGGGAGTAAAGCGATTTAGGTAAACTTGATGCAAACACTAAACATCCTAGCATTTCAGCATGATGGGTCGTGAAGAAAGGCCCTCACAATATCTTCTCAAAGATGTTGCTATTTTACATTGCaaataaataaaactatattTCGCCaatcaaacaaataaataaataaaactatattGCTAATGAAGttagaaaatataaaaagaaaaaaaaaaaacagcacaaATCTTATGGCTTCTTCATCAATATTGACCCAAGTAACTAAAGAGAGAGCAATGCTAAGATCCAGGCAAAGACAAATGAGTGTCTACTTCAGCAAACATATGCCAAGGTGGCATGAGTGTGAGATAAGCATTTGTCAGGTGTGGCACACCATGACCTACAAtacaaaaaatcaggttggtccagtCTTCATCAGATGGGCCTGAAGAAATGCGTTGAAAATGGAGCACTATCCACTTATTTGCAAACATGTGCTTTTTTCATTTACacatggcctacctgatgagcaGACAGGATTGATTTTTGACCAGGTATGTTCACAGTGGGTCGTCAATCACGTGTGCCGTATAATCATGCTGAAATGTGTACCACAAAGAGATCATCAACCCATATTCATGCAAATCTCTTGAAAGTTTCTCAAGGAGTTTTCTTCTATTTGTTTGTGGAGCTATTGGGTTTTCAAACATGCCTGTGAAGCAGAAGTTCCAGTCAGTGGAAATTCAGAGCCATAAGAGTCCTGAAGACAATAAGCAAGTGCAATAGCATAAATGTGCAGCTCCAGTTTGCTTTCCGAAGGCAATTGCACATAATTGTGGCAGAGATCCTACAGAAAGATAGATAAAAAAACATGAGTCACAATCACAAATCCTCTCATAAGATGCAAACTCAGAAACACAACCAAAGGTTCATATCAGATAGGAATTATACAATCCTCAACCCAACAAAAGACTAGTGACTAGGGTCCACTGTCTGTTCAAAAGGGGGCTCATGGTTCTATTATCCACAACATTGGTCTGATGGGCTCTGTCCCAGAAATTTCCTAGGTTGGAATATCTTATAAATCCAATCTTTGGCCCTTTACCATTAATGTATggcactttttttcttctttaaccATCCACCCTGAATTGACAGGTTAGGATTGTTCCATTGGGGAGATGTTCGGGACATAgccatccaaggtggggcccatcatctcACCAATCTGGATCAGTACCATGGAGTCCAATTGGACAGATATGGGATCTGAGGACACTAATGCATATCCTCAGGCCAATGATTAGATAATTGTCAGTACACAATGCAAGCCGTGAGAAATACCAAATGTTCCATGGGCTTAAGGGACCCCCTAGAATGCCTTTCTTTCTCTATAGACTTGGCCAAAACTCGACCTGCCAAAACGATGTCAGGCGGTAAAATTACAGGCCAATGCACACCTCCACATTCATGCACATGTTCAGGGATTTGGTCAAGGCCAGCATCAACTACACCATGTTCTGAATTATTGCCCAAGATAATGCGTCTAACGTAACTTTCAAGTTCGGCTGATATGTTCTCATGCATAGTATGTTTGAGGTGACTGTTCCAAGATCGTATCCCTCCTGCCTGTTCTTGGCAATGCTGGGAGCAGTACACTGAAATTGTACATGATGAACAGGGTAAACTATCTGCTGGAAGTTCATTGAAGCAGAAGTGGCAGTGAGTTTCACGAGAGTGTTTCAATATGATCTGCAAAACACTGTGACGAGTAAGAAGCATATACAGATTTAGAGCAAGCAAAACTGCTGAAGCATACAACCTTAGGTCTTATGAGTGAATCAATGCATTATCCAATCAGACATTTTGAGAACTATACAATATTTCATTATTCATCCCTTAAGAACATTCTGAATCAATGCATTATCCAATTAGACATTTTGAGAACTATACAATATTTCATTATTCATCCCTTAAGAACATTCTGAATCAATGCATTATCCAATCAGACATTTTGAGAACTATACAATATTTCATTATTCATCCCTTGAGAACATGATAAGAATACATCAAAATCATATTGGGTGCAAAGAGAAAATGAGGTCCATTGGACCAGTTATTCAATCAGCCAAAGTATTATGCTACATTAGTGTGCATCAGTAAGGCTACAGAAATGCTATATAGTAAGAAATCTATTGAAGAGGAGTTTAGTTGTCGATTCAACAGTTTCCTTATTCGGCTGTACTTCCTATATAGTAGTAGACTAATGAAGTTAGTCACATGCATGCCATTAAGTTTAACATTTCTTGGGGTTTTAGTATATCTGAAGGCCCATTGGACCAATGATTAAATCAGTTGAAGCAATATGCTACATTAGCGTGCATCAGTAACACTCCAGAAATGCTACAGTAAGAAATCTATTGAAGTGGAGTTTAGTTGTCAGTTCAACAGTTTCCTTATTCAGCTGTACTTCCTATATAGAAGTAGATTCAAAGTTAGTGGCATGCATGCCATTAAGTTTAACAGTTTTGGGGGTTTTATTCCCATGGGTAAAAATTGTGAAATGTCATTAGTTAAGTCATGTGATCAAATTGAATTATATCAAATGAAATGATACAATCATGGTTCTGAATATGGTCTCGGGAGGTTTATTGGCCAAGCCTAAAAACAATACGATACGGGTGTTGCATATCGATATCGGTCTATATCggaccatattgaaaaaaaataaaatcaagccaaataattaaggaaaatatcaggggaaaagagagagaataataagatattcaagaatcttttcttcttcttttttttttgtattttggaatGTATATGATAGCGTATCGGatcattctttgatgagaatgttgtctatcagtttgacttgttgaaggccaactaaatgggccctaattgaacactCAAGCATAATTTGGTGAATTAGGGCACATGACATTGATAtataacaaaaagaagatgaaaaatatcaaaaagaaagtgaaggtttaccattctttccgatttttcccataatggtccacttcgctTCGATTTGTTGAATCACATtgaaatcatttgttttgatcccaaaataggtctagatctagcctaaaatgaacATTTAAGCTTCCTCCATAGTTTAAATGAAAATATAAGTAGAGACATGAGTGAAATttcaaagagaaaataaaaaaatttaaaaaaaaaatcaaaattgggcttttatCAGAGTATCAGCTTGTATCGGTCTGTATCGGTGTCAATACATCGATACGGGTAAGTTTTTCATATCGAGCAAATACGACCCATATCGAGTATCGTATAGTGCCAATATAAATACAATACAGCTGTATCAGCCAATACGATGCGATATTCAGATCTATAGATACAATACAAGTTGTACAAGAACTCCACCACAACCAATTCCCCACAGTACACAGCAGAAGGCAGATACCAGACGCGCACCACTCATCTAGTGGACTCTTAAAGCAGCCCCCATTGGGCTCAAAAAATTATGCAGCCATGATTGTTGGATGCCACACAATCGGACCATTCAAAAGCCCAGATTTGTATGGGATTGCATTAGGGTTGTCACCTTTGACTTAGGAGGACCTTGATCATCTATAGGATACTCAACCCCACCTGATCATTGCcaccattgtgggtcccatgtgaagtTCCTCCCAGTACAAGACTCCTTTAATTTGCTTTCCTAGTTTCCTTATTTACTTTGTTTATCTTGgacaacaaatttttttttttttttgaaggatcacaaaatttatattaaaggaagaaaaaaggaaataCAGAGGGAGCAGGGCCACTGAGGAAGCGTACCACCTAAGctcgaaggaaaagaagttttctCTTGGTATTTACATCATTTACCTTACAGTCCACCTGTTAGGTATCAAACAATGTCGGAACAACATGAAATTGGTCCTATTTGAAAACCTAATGAATTAGCTTTCCAACGAACCCAAAATCACGTATAGATACTGGTTAAGTTATGGTCAATTTTTTCAAAGTATGTATGATTGTGAAATTCCAAGTTAGAGAGATGGAGTTATCTTAGGACTATGCTAACTTGAGGGCCAAGCAAGTAAACATCTACTGTTTAAGTTATGGTTGATTTTTTGGAGGAATGTATGGTAGTGAGATTCCAAGTTAGAGAGATAGAATCAACTTAGGACTTTACTAAATTGAGGGCTAAACAACTAACATCTACGTATATGCACACAATCACTGACTTTTAATACTTGAGTTAATTTTCATTCTGGATTGATTAAtaaaaggttaagattgtcccaCTCAGGAATATGATTTGGTTGTTGCTACGTTACTGGTGGATCTAACGTATTCGTAGTTATGTCTAGAACCTTGCTGAGTTGCTCACAGTTCTTAGTAACCAGGATTTACGTTTATCTGCCACTGAGCCACTCACTGGGTTTTGAAGCCTAGTTATTCCATGTTGTTTCTGGTCGACACTTCACTTTCGGACTCTTGACAGCTGATAATTTTGATGAACGGGACTGCACCAACCTTACCAAGGATCAAAGGCCCGAAATCCAAACCAACAAAGTAGGTCAtaaaaagaccaaaaaaaaaaaaagaaaaaaaaaaaaagaggagtacACAGGTGCAGTACACATCAATATTTACATACGCCACATTATGGTTCAAGTCATAGATTTTACATACAGCTCAGAAGTTCACATAAAACTTACACGCCCTGATTGTGGTTGACAACTATTCCCATCCAATGACAGATAAAACTATCTAACAATTTGATTAGTGACTCGACCATTGAAAAGGTGTCAACCTTCTGAGAACTAGGAGAAGAGTCAATGcacattttgcaatttgaatacCAAGCTTAAGTCTACATGCAACCGGAACATGTGCAGCAACGAACCATAGATCGATGGGCACCAAAGCGCAGATGATGTGGCCAAGGCTGTTCAACTCTTCAGATGGgtcaaatttgtaacaaaacTTGGATGGTCTGAAAAGGttcatattcaacatatatatCGGCCCACCAAATATGATTGCTTGTTCATCATTGCAATGTATCCTTTTGCGAGGTATGATCCAgctttatcatcatcattattctaTAGTTTGTATCTCAATGAAAATTTCCTATCCCTGGTCACAAAAAGAGATAAGTACAAGAAACAAAATATCATCCCAGGGATATCAGGTGATGCATACATGTTCTGCAGCTTCCACTTGCCCATATATAATGAACCAACACAGGAAGAAACAAATGATTAGATGAGCAGATAAATTGATATTGCTTATGAGAGAGAGCCAACTCATACCGCAGCATATGGTTCTTCACAAAGAACCAAGGAAGCTGGAGGGAGGTTGTCTAATGAAGTCATACCCCTTCCCTTATCTGATGTTGAGACGCATTGTAGTCTTACATGGTACAGCTCAACTGTCATATATGACCTATATTATttcaaaaaccaagaaaaaaaaaagaagaagaaacatccTTAACATATTGAATCAAAGAAATGAGTTCTGATGgtcatatgaatttttttttaaaatatggtaAGAAATGTAATTTCATGAGGAAAGCATGCAAGTAATAATTGTTGTGTAAAAGGTATCTTTGGGCTAGATTTGGCTGAGCCGAGGTCCATAAGCTGCACGTGGGCCTGCAATTTAAAGCCCGAGAACTAAATGGGTCATGCTTGGGCCCTAAAGGCTAGAGCCAGGCCTGGACCTAGTTTTCTTATCTACCAGGCACGGCTGACCGAAAAATCCTTGGCTACTGGCCAGACCTGAACAAGCATTCGCCAGACCAGCCCATATGCAACCCTAATCCCCTACAGGCAAGAAAATTGAATTCCCACGTGCACAAACATTAGCTACAATAATATCAAGGCAGACTAGCAGGTCTAGAAGCATTACAAATTCCAAAATGTGGTGAAATCAGATGCCATTACATCAGGAATTAACAAAATTCTCTTTTCACAAATGAAGAGTTGGTGAAAAGATTACCATGCATAGGGAAGTATGTTATATGCAATATGACAGAGAATACAACAGAGATGCTCCTAAAGAAGAAGTGTACAACATTTGATCAATCATTTTGCACCCACCAGtaaatagatgaatggcccaccttgcagcaatccaaattgttcatacgGTGCACCACATGGTGGATTGAAGATGCCCAAAGATCTCCAtcattagatgatcttaaccatctgattgatAATCACTAAATGCTGACTGTCTGCTAGAAGGAGATATTAGGGAATGGCACAAACCATGATAAGGCCAGCAGATCAACAGCTTAGGTAACTGAAAGGTGGACCTCATTCATACTGCTGTTAGGTAGAACAGAAAAACATTGCCAACCAAGAATTGTTTAGTACCTCACTTCTAAAATGTCTTTACATAATGCAAAGGAGAGCACAAACAAAATATTTAAACATTAAGTGGGTTATTTTTCGTGCAGAATTGGTGTTAAATCAGCTGGACATTGCAAGGTAATCTTATCAGTCTATTATGGGGGACCAGGATTCAGTCATTTTTGCATAATCCCTCATCTTTTCGTTTGTTGTAGGAGGCACCTGCTCTTTATAGGGCTTTGCCAATTCTTTGTGGtgccttttgttttgttttccatTCTCGGTGGTGACAAGAAGGTATCTGTCTCCGGGGGGGTGTTTGGAGCTGTATGCATTCTTGGTGCTTAATGAAATTTGtcattttttccaaaaaaaaaaaaaaaacacagagagagagagagagagagggagagagagagaaacataaACAAGCACTACTGCTGAGAAGTGACAGGAAATTAATGGATAAAAGAAATAACATGACATGATATGGAACCACTGAGAATATGAATAACAGAAATCAGTTTAGAAGGAGAAGTTGATTAAACGCCAACAAGAAGAAGAATGGCATGGACATACTGCAAGTACAGTGAAAATTACATGAAACACCAAACTAACTCTCATGTACATGACATACAAGTGATCAActgtaacaaaaataaaaagaatggaaAAGAAGAGATAGATTTGCAGAGGACATACCAAAAGATCCTGAGTTGTTCTCATTGTCTTCATTACAAGAGTTGCTTGTCCCACTCACCTTCTGACAATGACTTGATATGGTTTCAATCTTAACCTTTATTCGCTTTTTCCCTGCCGAAGAGCCTTCAATGCTCAAGGAAACATTCAAATCATTGATTGCATCGTCAAAGTTTCCAAAAGAAGCGTTTGCCTCGCCTCTCCTGTACCATGCCTGTTAACTAAGGAATAAGATTTGAGTACTGGAATAAACAATAAAGCATGTCAAAATTGAGAAAGAACCATGATAAATAAGATTATATTCATTGACACTGATATCATTGAATAGCTGCCAAAATCTGCTCATCACAAGATCATGTTCAAATTAAATTTGGACATAATTACACCACATTAGATCATCTTCACAGTAAAGAAGTCTTTCTGATTCGGTGCAATAAAGAAGCAGACAACAGTA
This DNA window, taken from Magnolia sinica isolate HGM2019 chromosome 14, MsV1, whole genome shotgun sequence, encodes the following:
- the LOC131224678 gene encoding uncharacterized protein LOC131224678 isoform X2; this encodes MEKLKSLVPIHLKQTISGATPDDLPRTCSSLLDFFLSSPRFHQIVGEVTDREMGLCRKNAASALDWKRKGNECFSRGDFINALRFYSQALRFSPMNADEMDKDFVATIFVNRATSMHAWYRRGEANASFGNFDDAINDLNVSLSIEGSSAGKKRIKVKIETISSHCQKVSGTSNSCNEDNENNSGSFVELYHVRLQCVSTSDKGRGMTSLDNLPPASLVLCEEPYAAIILKHSRETHCHFCFNELPADSLPCSSCTISVYCSQHCQEQAGGIRSWNSHLKHTMHENISAELESYVRRIILGNNSEHGVVDAGLDQIPEHVHECGGVHWPVILPPDIVLAGRVLAKSIEKERHSRGSLKPMEHLDLCHNYVQLPSESKLELHIYAIALAYCLQDSYGSEFPLTGTSASQLVILISQIRVNSMAVVRMKSSESYGPLEQLGKLSAKYDALTSSVEQVRVGQAIYATGSLFNHSCQPNVHAYFLSRTLFIRSTESVPKGCMLELSYGPQVGQWGLNNRQQLLEDQYSFKCQCSGCSELNLSDLVIHAFRCVKPDCLGVVFDNCIVKHEKIEADFSHDASVFRSLKHLPPVGKKDREAINEVAHLLFKRTDSMLKTGPGYCLSCGSYRDLESSHSTAKNALMNVQRLQEAVSSKQVSAKILSDALKSFNLLRSTVHAYSKDIAQAEDSLAEAFSLIGEFQPAICHCIASIEILEKLYHASHVIIGNELVKLASIQLSFNDRASAMDTIKRFDAIFSLYYGSHTPKLFPYLENLKREVLKLAP
- the LOC131224678 gene encoding uncharacterized protein LOC131224678 isoform X6; this encodes MLFERRFHQCFEILQSGIQALRFSPMNADEMDKDFVATIFVNRATSMHKMGLLKECIRDCNRALVLSPSYAKAWYRRGEANASFGNFDDAINDLNVSLSIEGSSAGKKRIKVKIETISSHCQKVSGTSNSCNEDNENNSGSFVELYHVRLQCVSTSDKGRGMTSLDNLPPASLVLCEEPYAAIILKHSRETHCHFCFNELPADSLPCSSCTISVYCSQHCQEQAGGIRSWNSHLKHTMHENISAELESYVRRIILGNNSEHGVVDAGLDQIPEHVHECGGVHWPVILPPDIVLAGRVLAKSIEKERHSRGSLKPMEHLDLCHNYVQLPSESKLELHIYAIALAYCLQDSYGSEFPLTGTSASQLVILISQIRVNSMAVVRMKSSESYGPLEQLGKLSAKYDALTSSVEQVRVGQAIYATGSLFNHSCQPNVHAYFLSRTLFIRSTESVPKGCMLELSYGPQVGQWGLNNRQQLLEDQYSFKCQCSGCSELNLSDLVIHAFRCVKPDCLGVVFDNCIVKHEKIEADFSHDASVFRSLKHLPPVGKKDREAINEVAHLLFKRTDSMLKTGPGYCLSCGSYRDLESSHSTAKNALMNVQRLQEAVSSKQVSAKILSDALKSFNLLRSTVHAYSKDIAQAEDSLAEAFSLIGEFQPAICHCIASIEILEKLYHASHVIIGNELVKLASIQLSFNDRASAMDTIKRFDAIFSLYYGSHTPKLFPYLENLKREVLKLAP
- the LOC131224678 gene encoding uncharacterized protein LOC131224678 isoform X8 produces the protein MLFERRFHQCFEILQSGIQALRFSPMNADEMDKDFVATIFVNRATSMHAWYRRGEANASFGNFDDAINDLNVSLSIEGSSAGKKRIKVKIETISSHCQKVSGTSNSCNEDNENNSGSFVELYHVRLQCVSTSDKGRGMTSLDNLPPASLVLCEEPYAAIILKHSRETHCHFCFNELPADSLPCSSCTISVYCSQHCQEQAGGIRSWNSHLKHTMHENISAELESYVRRIILGNNSEHGVVDAGLDQIPEHVHECGGVHWPVILPPDIVLAGRVLAKSIEKERHSRGSLKPMEHLDLCHNYVQLPSESKLELHIYAIALAYCLQDSYGSEFPLTGTSASQLVILISQIRVNSMAVVRMKSSESYGPLEQLGKLSAKYDALTSSVEQVRVGQAIYATGSLFNHSCQPNVHAYFLSRTLFIRSTESVPKGCMLELSYGPQVGQWGLNNRQQLLEDQYSFKCQCSGCSELNLSDLVIHAFRCVKPDCLGVVFDNCIVKHEKIEADFSHDASVFRSLKHLPPVGKKDREAINEVAHLLFKRTDSMLKTGPGYCLSCGSYRDLESSHSTAKNALMNVQRLQEAVSSKQVSAKILSDALKSFNLLRSTVHAYSKDIAQAEDSLAEAFSLIGEFQPAICHCIASIEILEKLYHASHVIIGNELVKLASIQLSFNDRASAMDTIKRFDAIFSLYYGSHTPKLFPYLENLKREVLKLAP
- the LOC131224678 gene encoding uncharacterized protein LOC131224678 isoform X7; the protein is MEKLKSLVPIHLKQTISGATPDDLPRTCSSLLDFFLSSPRFHQIVGEVTDREMGLCRKNAASALDWKRKGNECFSRGDFINALRFYSQALRFSPMNADEMDKDFVATIFVNRATSMHKMGLLKECIRDCNRALVLSPSYAKAWYRRGEANASFGNFDDAINDLNVSLSIEGSSAGKKRIKVKIETISSHCQKVSGTSNSCNEDNENNSGSFVELYHVRLQCVSTSDKGRGMTSLDNLPPASLVLCEEPYAAIILKHSRETHCHFCFNELPADSLPCSSCTISVYCSQHCQEQAGGIRSWNSHLKHTMHENISAELESYVRRIILGNNSEHGVVDAGLDQIPEHVHECGGVHWPVILPPDIVLAGRVLAKSIEKERHSRGSLKPMEHLDLCHNYVQLPSESKLELHIYAIALAYCLQDSYGSEFPLTGTSASQLVILISQIRVNSMAVVRMKSSESYGPLEQLGKLSAKYDALTSSVEQVRVGQAIYATGSLFNHSCQPNVHAYFLSRTLFIRSTESVPKGCMLELSYGPQVGKKDREAINEVAHLLFKRTDSMLKTGPGYCLSCGSYRDLESSHSTAKNALMNVQRLQEAVSSKQVSAKILSDALKSFNLLRSTVHAYSKDIAQAEDSLAEAFSLIGEFQPAICHCIASIEILEKLYHASHVIIGNELVKLASIQLSFNDRASAMDTIKRFDAIFSLYYGSHTPKLFPYLENLKREVLKLAP